The Littorina saxatilis isolate snail1 linkage group LG13, US_GU_Lsax_2.0, whole genome shotgun sequence genome contains a region encoding:
- the LOC138946206 gene encoding uncharacterized protein, whose product MKFMFYCAVQEEMKFVFYCAVQEEMKFVFYCAVQEEMKFVFYCAVQEEMKFMFYCAVQEEMKFVFYCAVQEEMKFVFYCAVQQEMKFMFYCAVQEEMKFMFYCAVQQEMKFMFYCAVQQEMKFVFYCAVQEEMKFVFYCTVQEEMKFVFYCAVQEEMKFVFYCAVQQEMKFVFYCAVQEEMKFVFYCAVQEEMKFMFYCAVQQEMKFVFYCAVQEEMKFMFYCAVQEEMKFVFYCAVQEEMKFVFYCAVQEEMKFVFYCAVQEEMKFMFYCAVQEEMKFVFYCAVQEEMKFVFYCAVQQEMKFMFYCAVQEEMKFMFYCAVQQEMKFMFYCAVQQEMKFVFYCAVQEEMKFVFYCTVQEEMKFVFYCAVQEEMKFVFYCAVQQEMKFVFYCAVQEEMKFVFYCAVQEEMKFVFYCSVQQEMKFMFYCTVQQEMKFVFYCAVQEEMKFVFYCAVQEEMKFMSYLISTHTEIFSGALYLFSFSYLFKLKLGLFCKELPPGCILLVTVSSLPYRDLSLTLSFISVNVYLHCNHLDPPLFYKIFTLKAILRSYKKKNCVECII is encoded by the coding sequence ATGAAATTCATGTTCTACTGTGCTGTACAAGAAGAAATGAAATTCGTGTTCTACTGTGCTGTACAAGAAGAAATGAAATTCGTGTTCTACTGTGCTGTACAAGAAGAAATGAAATTCGTGTTCTACTGTGCTGTACAAGAAGAAATGAAATTCATGTTCTACTGTGCTGTACAAGAAGAAATGAAATTCGTGTTCTACTGCGCTGTACAAGAAGAAATGAAATTCGTGTTCTACTGTGCTGTACAACAAGAAATGAAATTCATGTTCTACTGCGCTGTACAAGAAGAAATGAAATTCATGTTCTACTGCGCTGTACAACAAGAAATGAAATTCATGTTCTACTGTGCTGTACAACAAGAAATGAAATTCGTGTTCTACTGCGCTGTACAAGAAGAAATGAAATTCGTGTTCTACTGTACTGTACAAGAAGAAATGAAATTCGTGTTCTACTGTGCTGTACAAGAAGAAATGAAATTCGTGTTCTACTGTGCTGTACAACAAGAAATGAAATTCGTGTTCTACTGTGCTGTACAAGAAGAAATGAAATTCGTGTTCTACTGCGCTGTACAAGAAGAAATGAAATTCATGTTCTACTGTGCTGTACAACAAGAAATGAAATTCGTGTTCTACTGTGCTGTACAAGAAGAAATGAAATTCATGTTCTACTGTGCTGTACAAGAAGAAATGAAATTCGTGTTCTACTGTGCTGTACAAGAAGAAATGAAATTCGTGTTCTACTGTGCTGTACAAGAAGAAATGAAATTCGTGTTCTACTGTGCTGTACAAGAAGAAATGAAATTCATGTTCTACTGTGCTGTACAAGAAGAAATGAAATTCGTGTTCTACTGCGCTGTACAAGAAGAAATGAAATTCGTGTTCTACTGTGCTGTACAACAAGAAATGAAATTCATGTTCTACTGCGCTGTACAAGAAGAAATGAAATTCATGTTCTACTGCGCTGTACAACAAGAAATGAAATTCATGTTCTACTGTGCTGTACAACAAGAAATGAAATTCGTGTTCTACTGCGCTGTACAAGAAGAAATGAAATTCGTGTTCTACTGTACTGTACAAGAAGAAATGAAATTCGTGTTCTACTGTGCTGTACAAGAAGAAATGAAATTCGTGTTCTACTGTGCTGTACAACAAGAAATGAAATTCGTGTTCTACTGTGCTGTACAAGAAGAAATGAAATTCGTGTTCTACTGCGCTGTACAAGAAGAAATGAAATTCGTGTTCTACTGTTCTGTACAACAAGAAATGAAATTCATGTTCTACTGTACTGTACAACAAGAAATGAAATTCGTGTTCTACTGCGCTGTACAAGAAGAAATGAAATTCGTGTTCTACTGTGCTGTACAAGAAGAAATGAAATTCATGTCATATTTGATATCCACTCATACTGAAATATTCTCAGGAGCgttatatttgttttctttttcttatctTTTCAAGTTAAAACTAGGTCTGTTTTGCAAGGAGTTGCCTCCTGGCTGTATTTTACTAGTAACAGTCTCCAGTTTGCCTTATAgagatctctctctcactctctcctttaTTTCAGTGAATGTCTATCTTCATTGCAATCATCTCGATCCCCCCTTGTTTTATAAAATCTTTACTTTAAAAGCAATTTTAAGATCTtataagaaaaaaaattgtgttgAATGTATTATTTGA
- the LOC138946207 gene encoding F-box only protein 36-like isoform X1, with product MASYTPWLNEHGALVDYAQTAKPPAKDFYQIFVSPSEVVYRLWKIVPPTRPNNHPAPSEVRDNWEDFKNDERLHSEIQRVAGDVTVDWLVNIVCGHLDYLNRLPKNVLTKIILMLDLESLAHLSMTCHLFRELCSSDEIWEKIYKIHNKQPITQELLMLVDQKGWKEVFFTNKLQLQMQMRRVATGKGGNVAFLTESEENMQ from the exons ATGGCGTCGTACACACCGTGGCTTAACGAACATGGAGCTCTTGTTGATTATGCACAAACGGCAAAGCCTCCAGCCAAAGATTTCTACCAGATTTTCGTTTCTCCCAGCGAG GTGGTGTACAGGTTGTGGAAGATCGTGCCTCCAACTCGACCAAACAACCATCCCGCCCCTTCTGAAGTTAGGGACAACTGGGAGGATTTCAAAAATGATGAACGATTACACA GCGAGATTCAGCGCGTGGCAGGAGACGTCACTGTGGACTGGTTGGTGAACATTGTGTGCGGACATTTGGACTATTTGAATCGTCTCCCCAAAAATGTCTTGACCAAAATCATTCTCATGCTGGATTTGGAGAGCTTAGCTCATTTGTCCATGACTTGCCACCTGTTCAGAGAG CTGTGCTCCTCGGATGAGATATGGGAGAAGATCTACAAAATACACAACAAGCAACCAATCACGCAGGAGCTCCTCATGCTGGTCGACCAGAAGGGCTGGAAGGAAGTCTTCTTCACCAACAAACTGCAGTTGCAG ATGCAGATGCGTCGGGTGGCTACTGGAAAAGGAGGTAATGTCGCATTCCTTACAGAATCTGAAGAAAATATGCAGTAA
- the LOC138946207 gene encoding F-box only protein 36-like isoform X2 yields MASYTPWLNEHGALVDYAQTAKPPAKDFYQIFVSPSEVVYRLWKIVPPTRPNNHPAPSEVRDNWEDFKNDERLHSEIQRVAGDVTVDWLVNIVCGHLDYLNRLPKNVLTKIILMLDLESLAHLSMTCHLFRELCSSDEIWEKIYKIHNKQPITQELLMLVDQKGWKEVFFTNKLQLQMQMRRVATGKGAKQKK; encoded by the exons ATGGCGTCGTACACACCGTGGCTTAACGAACATGGAGCTCTTGTTGATTATGCACAAACGGCAAAGCCTCCAGCCAAAGATTTCTACCAGATTTTCGTTTCTCCCAGCGAG GTGGTGTACAGGTTGTGGAAGATCGTGCCTCCAACTCGACCAAACAACCATCCCGCCCCTTCTGAAGTTAGGGACAACTGGGAGGATTTCAAAAATGATGAACGATTACACA GCGAGATTCAGCGCGTGGCAGGAGACGTCACTGTGGACTGGTTGGTGAACATTGTGTGCGGACATTTGGACTATTTGAATCGTCTCCCCAAAAATGTCTTGACCAAAATCATTCTCATGCTGGATTTGGAGAGCTTAGCTCATTTGTCCATGACTTGCCACCTGTTCAGAGAG CTGTGCTCCTCGGATGAGATATGGGAGAAGATCTACAAAATACACAACAAGCAACCAATCACGCAGGAGCTCCTCATGCTGGTCGACCAGAAGGGCTGGAAGGAAGTCTTCTTCACCAACAAACTGCAGTTGCAG ATGCAGATGCGTCGGGTGGCTACTGGAAAAGGAG caaaacaaaagaaatga